The following are encoded in a window of Haloarcula laminariae genomic DNA:
- a CDS encoding replication factor C small subunit, whose protein sequence is MSEADAESRAGREEVWIEKYRPQSLADVQGHEDIVGRLQSYVDRNDLSHFLFSGPAGTGKTTCAAAIARELYGEDWRDNFLELNASDERGIDVVRDRIKNFARTSFGGHEYRIIFLDEADALTSDAQSALRRTMEQFSNNVRFILSCNYSSQIIDPIQSRCSVFRFSPLSDEAVEAEIRHIASEEDIELTDDGLDALVYAAGGDMRKAINGLQAASVSGDVVDEAAVYAITSTARPEEIHGMVQSALDGDFTAARATLDRLLTEEGIAGGDIIDQLHRSIWEFEVEDRAAVRILERVGETDYRITQGANERVQLEAMLASLANPE, encoded by the coding sequence ATGAGTGAGGCCGACGCCGAGTCGCGGGCGGGACGGGAGGAAGTGTGGATAGAGAAGTACCGCCCACAGTCCCTCGCCGACGTGCAGGGTCACGAGGACATCGTCGGGCGCCTGCAGAGCTACGTCGACCGCAACGACCTGAGCCACTTCCTGTTCAGCGGGCCGGCGGGGACGGGAAAGACCACCTGCGCCGCGGCCATCGCCCGCGAGCTGTACGGCGAGGACTGGCGCGACAACTTCCTGGAGCTGAACGCCTCAGACGAGCGGGGTATCGACGTGGTCCGGGACCGCATCAAGAACTTCGCCCGGACGAGCTTCGGCGGCCACGAGTACCGCATCATCTTCCTCGACGAGGCCGACGCCCTCACGAGCGACGCCCAGTCGGCGCTGCGCCGGACGATGGAGCAGTTCTCGAACAACGTCCGGTTCATCCTCTCGTGTAACTACTCCAGTCAGATTATCGACCCCATCCAGTCGCGGTGTTCGGTCTTTCGCTTCTCGCCGCTGAGCGACGAGGCGGTCGAGGCGGAGATACGCCACATCGCGAGCGAGGAGGACATCGAGCTGACCGACGACGGGCTGGACGCGCTGGTGTACGCCGCCGGGGGCGACATGCGCAAGGCGATCAACGGGCTGCAGGCGGCCTCGGTCAGCGGCGACGTGGTCGACGAGGCGGCGGTGTACGCCATCACCTCGACCGCGCGACCCGAGGAGATACACGGGATGGTCCAGTCGGCGCTGGACGGGGACTTCACGGCGGCGCGGGCGACGCTGGACCGGCTGTTGACCGAGGAGGGTATCGCCGGCGGCGACATCATCGACCAGCTCCACCGCTCCATCTGGGAGTTCGAAGTCGAGGACCGGGCGGCGGTCCGCATCCTCGAACGGGTGGGCGAAACCGACTATCGAATCACGCAGGGCGCAAACGAGCGCGTGCAGCTGGAAGCGATGCTGGCCTCGCTGGCCAACCCCGAGTAG
- a CDS encoding archaellin/type IV pilin N-terminal domain-containing protein encodes MYRLKDHAADDRGQVGIGTLIVFIAMVLVAAIAAGVLINTAGFLQSSSEATGQGASDATSNRLQVVSATGSDLDNDAVGIVDILVKRGPGAGNVDLSTMTIQWIGPSGSFYQLAGTQSGNPDGYFAIEAVQDTDGSLPVLNDQEDRLRIRLELGENDGETILGDDKYKFGNELGEGESATVRITTSSGSQTTEEILVPKTISGTSAVQL; translated from the coding sequence ATGTATCGGTTGAAAGACCACGCAGCCGACGACCGCGGGCAGGTCGGTATCGGCACCCTCATCGTGTTCATCGCGATGGTGCTCGTCGCCGCTATCGCGGCCGGTGTCCTCATCAACACGGCCGGGTTCCTGCAGAGTTCGAGCGAAGCGACCGGGCAAGGTGCGTCCGATGCGACCTCGAACCGCCTCCAGGTAGTCAGCGCGACGGGGAGCGACCTCGACAACGATGCCGTCGGTATCGTCGACATCCTCGTAAAACGCGGCCCGGGCGCGGGCAACGTCGACCTCTCGACGATGACGATACAATGGATCGGTCCGAGCGGCTCGTTCTACCAGCTGGCCGGGACCCAGTCCGGCAACCCCGACGGCTACTTCGCGATAGAGGCAGTACAGGATACCGACGGCTCCCTTCCGGTACTGAACGACCAGGAAGACCGTCTCCGAATCCGGTTGGAGCTGGGCGAGAACGACGGGGAGACCATCCTCGGTGACGACAAGTACAAGTTCGGCAACGAGCTAGGGGAAGGGGAAAGCGCGACAGTCCGCATCACGACTTCCTCCGGCTCGCAGACGACGGAGGAGATACTCGTGCCAAAGACCATCTCCGGCACCTCGGCGGTACAGCTGTAG
- the alaS gene encoding alanine--tRNA ligase: MSDLDEAYQLDYFDEAGFTRQECGECGDMFWSRADRDTCGEPPCAEYDFIDNPGFDEEYALGEMREAFLSFFEGRDHTRVDPYPVAANRWRDDVLLTQASIYDFQPLVTSGTTPPPANPLCISQPCIRMQDIDNVGKTGRHTMAFEMMAHHAFNAKEDIEDPEEYAYQGEVYWKDETVQYCVELFEELGADVDELTLIEDPWVGGGNAGPAFEVIYQGAELATLVFMSLEQDPDGEYEMKDGNRYSEMDTYIVDTGYGLERWTWVSQGTPTVYEAVYPEMISFLKDNAGIELSDEEATIVHNAAKLAGRMDIDEAEDIEAERDTIAEQVGVDVAELRELVGPLEEIYAIADHSRTLAYMLGDGIVPSNVGTGYLARMVLRRTKRLVDSVGVDAPLDELVDMQADRLGYENRDTVRDIVRTEVEKYRETLDRGGRRVRQLADDYAERGEPIPTAELVELYDSHGIQPDMVEEIAAERGVDVDVPDDFYAVVADRHGGETAGEGEGEGTPYADRLAELPDTDRLYYEDQQRMEFEAVVLEVFDRDDDRYDVVLDQTMFYPEGGGQPPDHGHLTTDDNTVEVEDVQRYDGVILHTVDGDPGKGEFVRGQVDATRRKRLMQHHTATHIVVHAARQVLGEHVRQAGAQKGVDSARIDVRHYDSVSREQVKEIESTANDLVQDNVTVTQQWPDRNEAEAKHGFDLYQGGIPAGEQIRLIQVGEDIQACGGTHVARTGDIGTIKLLGTERIQDGVIRLTFAAGDAAIEATHRTEDALYETADTFDVAPPEVPDTAARFFDEWKARGKEIEELKEQLAEARASGGGDSEEVDVADTTAVVQRIDADMDELRAQANAVVEQGRIAVLGSGADGAQFVVAVPEGVEVDAGEVVGELAGRVGGGGGGPADFAQGGGPDGGKLDDALDDAEDILHSVANV; the protein is encoded by the coding sequence ATGAGCGACCTCGACGAGGCCTACCAACTCGACTACTTCGACGAGGCGGGATTCACCCGCCAGGAGTGTGGCGAGTGTGGCGATATGTTCTGGTCGCGGGCCGACCGCGACACCTGTGGCGAGCCCCCGTGTGCCGAGTACGACTTCATCGACAACCCCGGGTTCGACGAGGAGTACGCCCTCGGGGAGATGCGTGAGGCGTTCCTCTCGTTCTTCGAGGGGCGCGACCACACGCGGGTCGACCCGTACCCGGTCGCGGCCAACCGGTGGCGCGACGACGTCTTGCTGACGCAGGCCTCGATATACGACTTCCAGCCGCTCGTGACCAGCGGGACGACGCCCCCGCCCGCGAACCCGCTGTGTATCTCCCAGCCCTGCATCCGGATGCAGGACATCGACAACGTCGGGAAGACGGGCCGGCACACGATGGCCTTCGAGATGATGGCCCACCACGCCTTCAACGCGAAGGAGGACATCGAGGACCCCGAGGAGTACGCCTACCAGGGCGAGGTGTACTGGAAGGACGAGACCGTCCAGTACTGCGTCGAGCTGTTCGAGGAGCTGGGCGCCGACGTCGACGAGCTCACCCTCATTGAGGACCCGTGGGTCGGCGGCGGCAACGCCGGCCCCGCCTTCGAGGTCATCTACCAGGGCGCCGAGCTGGCGACGCTCGTCTTCATGTCCCTCGAACAGGACCCCGACGGCGAGTACGAGATGAAGGACGGCAACCGCTACTCGGAGATGGACACCTACATCGTCGACACGGGCTACGGGCTCGAACGGTGGACCTGGGTCTCCCAGGGCACCCCGACGGTGTACGAGGCGGTCTACCCCGAGATGATATCCTTCCTGAAGGACAACGCCGGCATCGAGCTGTCGGACGAAGAGGCCACAATCGTCCACAACGCGGCCAAGCTGGCGGGCCGGATGGACATCGACGAGGCCGAGGACATCGAGGCCGAGCGCGACACCATCGCCGAGCAGGTCGGCGTCGACGTCGCGGAGCTGCGCGAGCTCGTCGGCCCCCTGGAAGAGATTTACGCCATCGCCGACCACTCCCGCACGCTGGCGTACATGCTCGGGGACGGCATCGTCCCCTCGAACGTCGGGACGGGCTATCTCGCGCGGATGGTCCTCCGGCGCACGAAGCGGCTGGTCGACAGCGTCGGCGTGGACGCCCCGCTGGACGAGCTCGTCGACATGCAGGCCGACCGGCTGGGCTACGAGAACCGCGACACGGTCCGGGACATCGTCCGCACCGAGGTCGAGAAGTACCGCGAGACCCTCGACAGGGGCGGCCGGCGAGTGCGCCAGCTGGCCGACGACTACGCCGAGCGCGGCGAGCCCATCCCGACCGCGGAGCTGGTCGAGCTGTACGACTCACACGGCATCCAGCCGGACATGGTCGAGGAGATAGCGGCCGAGCGCGGGGTCGACGTCGACGTTCCGGACGACTTCTACGCCGTCGTCGCCGACCGCCACGGCGGGGAGACGGCCGGAGAGGGGGAGGGCGAGGGAACGCCCTACGCCGACCGGCTGGCCGAGTTGCCCGACACCGACCGGCTCTACTACGAGGACCAACAGCGCATGGAGTTCGAGGCCGTCGTCCTCGAAGTGTTCGACCGCGACGACGACCGCTACGACGTCGTGCTCGACCAGACGATGTTCTACCCGGAGGGCGGTGGCCAGCCGCCGGACCACGGCCACCTCACGACCGACGACAACACCGTCGAGGTCGAAGACGTACAGCGGTACGACGGCGTCATCCTCCACACCGTCGACGGCGACCCAGGCAAGGGCGAGTTCGTCCGCGGCCAGGTCGACGCCACCCGCCGCAAGCGGCTGATGCAACACCACACGGCGACCCACATCGTCGTCCACGCCGCCCGGCAGGTGCTGGGCGAGCACGTCCGCCAGGCCGGCGCCCAGAAGGGCGTCGACTCCGCCCGCATCGACGTGCGCCACTACGACTCCGTCTCCCGCGAGCAGGTCAAGGAGATAGAGTCCACGGCGAACGACCTCGTCCAGGACAACGTCACCGTGACCCAGCAGTGGCCCGACCGCAACGAGGCCGAGGCCAAACACGGCTTCGACCTCTATCAGGGCGGTATCCCGGCCGGCGAGCAGATTCGCCTCATCCAGGTCGGAGAGGACATCCAGGCCTGTGGCGGCACCCACGTCGCCCGGACCGGCGACATCGGGACCATCAAGCTACTGGGAACGGAGCGGATTCAGGACGGGGTCATCCGGCTGACCTTCGCCGCGGGCGACGCGGCAATCGAGGCCACCCACCGCACGGAGGACGCCCTCTACGAGACCGCCGACACCTTCGACGTGGCGCCCCCCGAAGTGCCCGACACCGCGGCCCGTTTCTTCGACGAGTGGAAGGCCCGGGGCAAGGAGATAGAGGAGCTGAAAGAACAGCTGGCGGAGGCGCGCGCCTCCGGCGGCGGCGACTCCGAGGAGGTCGACGTGGCCGACACGACGGCGGTCGTCCAGCGCATCGACGCCGACATGGACGAACTGCGCGCCCAGGCCAACGCCGTCGTCGAGCAGGGCCGGATAGCCGTGCTGGGCTCGGGCGCCGACGGCGCCCAGTTCGTCGTCGCGGTCCCCGAGGGCGTCGAGGTCGACGCCGGCGAAGTAGTGGGCGAGCTCGCAGGTCGGGTCGGCGGCGGCGGCGGCGGCCCCGCCGACTTCGCCCAGGGCGGCGGCCCCGACGGCGGGAAACTCGACGACGCCTTGGACGACGCCGAGGACATCCTCCACTCGGTCGCGAACGTCTAA
- a CDS encoding cation:proton antiporter, translated as MSGATSLIGAVVAVAGIGVAAQLLADRLQVPSVAFLLVAGVLVGPQGLGLVDPAQFGQAGLQAIVGLSVGIIVFEGAFHLTVERVREASREALGLVTVGALVSLVGTALAVRFVFATSWPVAVLVGSLLVATGPTVITPIMSVVPVRERVAAALETEGIINDVVAAVLAVATFEFVVAETASPLVVVEAFLARLLVGVLVGVLVGGAVALLPRYVSLSQDNATQNARLVVLTAALVAYAVGSSLLSEAGIAAAAVAGVVLGNADIPHESDVAEFKGGITVFVLSFVFVVLAALLSFSDLRALGLGGVAVVVVVIAVIRPLGVALSTIGGSMSARERVFVGVMGPRGIIPASVATLFAIELRPTNPRAATVLVGTVFLVIFATVIFQGGLARHIAQGLDILPTQTLVVGAGRVGTELADRFEARGEEVTLVDTDTDAVERARNEGYRVVNGDATDASTLESADAGRAGVVVAATADDDVNLLVAQLATTRFDVDTVVARANNPDNVEAFADLDVETISAGFAVADAIDDAIERPALSHWLADAGKTGDVLEVELRNESLADRSVDALTDSLPDGCLVAMVSAGGEDRVPDGEFVVSRGDHLTLVCETNTAMQSARRVLRGD; from the coding sequence GTGTCCGGGGCAACGTCACTCATCGGCGCCGTCGTCGCCGTCGCCGGCATCGGTGTCGCCGCCCAGCTGCTCGCCGACCGCCTCCAGGTCCCCAGCGTGGCGTTCCTGCTCGTGGCCGGGGTTCTGGTCGGCCCGCAGGGGCTCGGGCTCGTCGACCCGGCCCAGTTCGGACAGGCCGGACTGCAGGCCATCGTCGGGCTCAGCGTCGGTATCATCGTCTTCGAGGGGGCCTTCCACCTCACCGTCGAGCGGGTCCGGGAGGCCTCCCGCGAGGCGCTGGGGCTGGTCACCGTCGGCGCGCTCGTCTCGTTGGTCGGGACGGCCCTCGCCGTCCGGTTCGTCTTCGCCACCTCGTGGCCGGTCGCGGTCCTCGTCGGGTCGCTGCTGGTGGCGACCGGGCCGACGGTCATCACGCCCATCATGAGCGTCGTCCCGGTCCGCGAGCGGGTCGCGGCCGCGCTGGAGACCGAGGGTATCATCAACGACGTCGTCGCGGCCGTCCTCGCCGTCGCGACCTTCGAGTTCGTCGTCGCCGAGACCGCCTCGCCGCTGGTCGTCGTCGAGGCGTTCCTCGCGCGCCTGCTGGTCGGCGTCCTCGTCGGCGTCCTCGTCGGCGGGGCCGTCGCCCTGCTCCCCCGGTACGTCTCGCTCTCGCAGGACAACGCCACACAGAACGCCCGACTGGTCGTGCTGACGGCCGCGCTGGTCGCCTACGCCGTGGGCAGTAGCCTCCTCTCGGAAGCCGGTATCGCGGCCGCGGCCGTCGCCGGCGTCGTGCTGGGCAACGCCGACATCCCCCACGAGTCCGACGTCGCGGAGTTCAAGGGCGGCATCACCGTCTTCGTCCTCTCTTTCGTCTTCGTCGTGCTGGCCGCGCTGCTCTCCTTTTCGGACCTCCGGGCGCTCGGGCTAGGCGGTGTCGCCGTCGTGGTCGTCGTCATCGCCGTCATCCGGCCCCTCGGCGTCGCCCTCTCGACTATCGGCGGGTCGATGAGCGCGCGCGAGCGGGTGTTCGTCGGCGTGATGGGGCCCCGCGGCATCATCCCGGCGTCGGTCGCGACCCTCTTTGCCATCGAGCTGCGGCCGACGAACCCCCGCGCCGCGACCGTCCTCGTGGGGACGGTGTTTCTCGTCATCTTCGCGACCGTCATCTTTCAAGGCGGGCTGGCCCGTCACATCGCACAGGGGCTGGACATCTTGCCTACACAGACGCTCGTCGTCGGCGCCGGTCGCGTCGGCACGGAACTGGCCGACCGCTTCGAGGCGCGCGGCGAGGAGGTAACCCTCGTCGACACCGACACCGACGCCGTCGAGCGCGCCCGCAACGAGGGGTATCGCGTCGTCAACGGGGACGCGACCGACGCCAGCACGCTCGAATCGGCCGATGCGGGCCGCGCGGGGGTCGTCGTCGCCGCGACCGCGGACGACGACGTGAACCTGCTTGTCGCCCAGCTCGCGACCACCCGGTTCGACGTCGACACCGTCGTCGCGCGGGCCAACAACCCGGACAACGTCGAGGCCTTCGCGGACCTGGACGTCGAGACCATCTCGGCCGGCTTCGCCGTCGCCGACGCCATCGACGACGCCATCGAACGGCCGGCGCTGTCCCACTGGCTGGCCGACGCCGGCAAGACCGGCGACGTGCTGGAAGTCGAGTTGCGAAACGAGTCGCTGGCCGACCGGTCCGTCGACGCGCTCACCGACTCGCTGCCCGACGGCTGTCTCGTGGCGATGGTCAGCGCCGGCGGGGAGGACCGGGTGCCCGACGGCGAGTTCGTCGTCTCGCGTGGGGACCACCTGACGCTGGTCTGTGAGACAAACACGGCGATGCAGTCCGCGAGACGAGTGTTACGAGGAGATTAG
- a CDS encoding alpha/beta fold hydrolase, with translation MPAASNGGASLHYETTGEGPTVVFVGDAGYGAWLWGWHHDAVAGPYEALVWDLRGTGESDAVGPYDVDTFAADLEAVLADHGVRNAHLVGAGLGGMVALQYAHEYGRARTLTLYNTGASGDAVDADALERLSLDAGPEQSLAGAFSPAFRENAADLVADVTDWRREEDATGDAFAGQAAAMTGFEPPPLYEVTLPTEVYYGVDDPVVPGDGAESLARDLPRGTATAVEGRHLSFVEHATAVTDRLVAFLDDHAAD, from the coding sequence ATGCCTGCCGCATCCAACGGTGGCGCCTCACTGCACTACGAGACGACGGGCGAGGGACCCACCGTGGTCTTCGTCGGCGACGCCGGCTACGGCGCGTGGCTGTGGGGGTGGCACCACGACGCCGTCGCGGGCCCCTACGAGGCGCTGGTGTGGGACCTCCGGGGGACCGGCGAGTCGGACGCTGTCGGACCGTACGACGTGGACACCTTCGCCGCCGACCTCGAAGCCGTCCTCGCCGACCACGGCGTCCGGAACGCCCACCTCGTCGGCGCGGGGCTGGGCGGGATGGTCGCCCTGCAGTACGCCCACGAGTACGGCCGCGCGCGCACGCTGACGCTGTACAACACCGGGGCGTCGGGCGACGCCGTCGACGCCGACGCGCTGGAGCGACTCTCGCTTGACGCCGGCCCGGAGCAGTCGCTCGCGGGGGCGTTCTCCCCCGCGTTCCGCGAGAACGCGGCCGACCTCGTCGCGGACGTCACCGACTGGCGGCGCGAGGAGGACGCGACCGGCGACGCCTTCGCCGGCCAGGCCGCGGCGATGACCGGCTTCGAACCCCCGCCGCTGTACGAGGTGACCCTGCCGACGGAGGTGTACTACGGCGTCGACGACCCCGTCGTGCCCGGCGACGGCGCCGAGTCGCTGGCGCGGGACCTGCCCCGCGGAACCGCGACGGCCGTCGAGGGGCGTCACCTGTCGTTCGTCGAGCACGCGACCGCCGTCACCGACCGCCTGGTCGCGTTCCTGGACGACCACGCCGCCGACTGA
- a CDS encoding type 1 glutamine amidotransferase encodes MSLRIALLNAAHDGSDNRRNFRRELDADLVEFDVTERELPGSFAFDACLVTGSRASVYWDEPWIADLEGWVSEAIDEGIPFLGVCFGHQLLAHALGGTVEAMDDYEIGYRTVTHDGANPLLDGVDEEFTVFTTHSDHVAELPPGATQFAENDYGVHGFRHGDVFAVQFHPEYDPTTAEDVASGKDLPDERIERVLDGITETNYRAACEAKRLFDNFTDYARDQRVAGGAGEQVASDD; translated from the coding sequence ATGAGTCTGCGTATCGCTCTGCTGAACGCGGCCCACGACGGCTCGGACAACCGTCGGAACTTCCGACGGGAGCTCGACGCCGACCTCGTGGAGTTCGACGTCACCGAGCGCGAGCTACCCGGCAGTTTCGCGTTCGACGCGTGTCTCGTCACCGGCTCGCGGGCCTCGGTCTACTGGGACGAGCCCTGGATCGCCGACCTCGAAGGCTGGGTCAGCGAGGCAATCGACGAGGGTATCCCGTTTCTCGGGGTGTGTTTCGGCCACCAGCTGCTCGCCCACGCGCTGGGCGGGACCGTCGAGGCGATGGACGACTACGAAATCGGCTACCGGACCGTCACACACGACGGAGCGAACCCGCTGCTCGACGGCGTCGACGAGGAGTTCACCGTCTTCACCACCCACTCGGACCACGTCGCCGAGCTGCCGCCCGGCGCGACCCAGTTCGCCGAGAACGACTACGGCGTCCACGGCTTCCGCCACGGCGACGTCTTCGCCGTGCAGTTCCACCCCGAGTACGACCCCACGACCGCCGAGGACGTCGCCTCGGGCAAGGACCTCCCCGACGAGCGCATAGAGCGCGTCCTCGACGGCATCACCGAGACGAACTACCGGGCGGCCTGCGAGGCCAAGCGGCTGTTCGACAACTTCACCGACTACGCCCGCGACCAGCGCGTCGCCGGCGGCGCGGGCGAGCAGGTCGCGAGCGACGACTGA
- a CDS encoding HPP family protein, with translation MFDGPWFREASYAGALLVVLGGVVWLTGLPFLFPSLGPTAYLFATRPSARASAARRVLGGHAVGVVAGLIAYHAIAGGAVVTASTGPGSMAGLRLAASGVVAVVLTTAGMALTDTGHAPACATTLIVGLGILAAPLEGAIIVLAVGVLVAQQALLTRFGFTAGRAGVA, from the coding sequence GTGTTCGACGGTCCCTGGTTCCGAGAGGCGAGCTACGCCGGCGCCCTGCTCGTGGTGCTTGGCGGGGTCGTCTGGCTCACCGGGCTCCCCTTCCTGTTCCCGAGTCTGGGCCCCACGGCGTATCTCTTCGCCACGCGGCCGTCGGCCCGGGCATCGGCGGCTCGGCGGGTGCTGGGCGGGCACGCCGTCGGCGTCGTCGCCGGGCTCATCGCCTATCACGCCATCGCCGGCGGCGCTGTCGTCACCGCCTCGACCGGTCCCGGCTCGATGGCCGGCCTCCGACTCGCGGCGAGCGGCGTCGTCGCCGTCGTGCTCACCACGGCCGGGATGGCCCTCACCGACACCGGCCACGCCCCGGCCTGTGCGACGACGCTCATCGTCGGGCTGGGTATCCTCGCCGCGCCGCTGGAGGGTGCGATTATCGTGCTGGCCGTCGGCGTCCTGGTCGCACAACAGGCGCTACTGACCCGTTTCGGCTTCACCGCCGGCCGTGCCGGCGTGGCGTAA
- a CDS encoding DUF6757 family protein, protein MQCHYCDRDADIAVDSDGIKVGVCKTHFREQMAELEDADWLDDLEDELDIDRRE, encoded by the coding sequence ATGCAGTGTCACTACTGCGACCGCGACGCGGACATCGCCGTCGACAGCGACGGGATCAAGGTCGGCGTCTGCAAGACGCACTTCCGCGAGCAGATGGCCGAGCTCGAAGACGCCGACTGGCTCGACGACCTCGAGGACGAACTCGATATCGACCGGCGGGAGTAA
- a CDS encoding PHP domain-containing protein codes for MVAADLHVHTTRSDGSLTLDALPAAAADAGVEAVAVTDHDRLQPALDGPVTTRDGVTVVHGIELRVDAGEQRLDLLGYGVEPTDALRAECARIQRDRRERGRAIIGCVEDRLDRSLPVEPRAGLGRPHIARAVAEVSEYSVQGVFDDLIGDDCPCYVPRAVPDFERGRELLADACGLVGLAHPFRYRDTDAALARCGDLDAVERWYPYDHPVDTDRLDASIERHDLLPTGGSDAHDDRLGVAGLDGAAWARVREAIARD; via the coding sequence ATGGTCGCCGCGGACCTCCACGTACACACGACGCGCTCTGACGGCTCGCTCACGCTCGATGCGCTCCCGGCCGCGGCCGCCGACGCCGGGGTCGAGGCGGTCGCGGTCACCGACCACGACCGGCTCCAGCCCGCCCTCGACGGCCCGGTGACGACCCGCGACGGCGTGACGGTCGTCCACGGTATCGAGCTGCGCGTCGACGCGGGCGAACAGCGGCTCGACCTGCTGGGCTACGGCGTCGAGCCGACCGACGCCCTCCGCGCCGAGTGTGCCCGCATCCAGCGGGACCGCCGGGAACGGGGCCGGGCTATCATCGGCTGCGTCGAGGACCGCCTGGACCGGTCGCTGCCGGTCGAACCCCGCGCCGGGTTGGGCCGGCCCCACATCGCCCGTGCCGTCGCCGAGGTCTCCGAGTACAGCGTCCAGGGGGTGTTCGACGACCTCATCGGCGACGACTGCCCCTGTTACGTCCCGCGGGCGGTCCCCGACTTCGAGCGTGGCCGCGAGCTGCTCGCCGACGCCTGCGGGCTGGTCGGGCTGGCCCACCCGTTCCGGTACCGCGACACCGACGCCGCGCTGGCTCGCTGTGGGGACCTGGACGCCGTCGAACGGTGGTACCCCTACGACCACCCCGTCGACACCGACCGCCTCGACGCCTCAATCGAGCGCCACGACCTGCTCCCGACCGGCGGGAGTGACGCCCACGACGACCGGCTGGGGGTGGCGGGTCTCGACGGGGCCGCGTGGGCCCGGGTTCGGGAGGCCATCGCCCGGGACTGA
- a CDS encoding DUF5789 family protein — MTMLTDAAEAFDAHQYPMTTEELIEADGDITLELPNGTEKLADALSRSAPETFETAEDARLAAYNGVSGKAIGRKGYSDRDPVCMGEDGPEEVSF; from the coding sequence ATGACGATGCTAACAGACGCGGCGGAGGCGTTCGACGCACACCAGTACCCGATGACCACGGAGGAACTCATCGAGGCCGACGGCGACATCACCCTGGAACTACCGAACGGGACCGAGAAGCTGGCCGACGCGCTCTCGCGGTCGGCCCCGGAGACGTTCGAGACGGCGGAAGACGCGCGACTGGCCGCCTACAACGGCGTCTCTGGCAAGGCTATCGGCCGGAAGGGGTACTCGGACCGGGACCCGGTCTGCATGGGCGAGGACGGCCCGGAAGAAGTCTCGTTCTGA
- a CDS encoding ribbon-helix-helix domain-containing protein, which translates to MSRIKLSLPDQVDSDIQRLVEQGEFLNRDQAVEDLLKRGISAYNVTTDESESPVDDEMFGQTTAEQQDPAQMDDDYGL; encoded by the coding sequence ATGAGCCGAATCAAACTGTCACTGCCGGACCAGGTCGACTCCGACATCCAGCGCCTCGTCGAACAGGGGGAGTTCCTCAACCGCGACCAGGCCGTCGAGGACCTGCTGAAACGCGGTATCTCGGCGTACAACGTCACCACCGACGAGTCGGAGTCGCCGGTCGACGACGAGATGTTCGGCCAGACCACGGCCGAACAGCAAGACCCCGCCCAGATGGACGACGACTACGGGCTCTAG
- a CDS encoding RAD55 family ATPase: MRLSTGVPGFDDLVEGGLLPDRLYVVSGPPGSGKTTFCSQFMTQGAKEGETCLYVTMHETKEELMQDMAGYDFGFDRAMQSDAVQFLNLVTESGKRTITQFGTEGGLTNRLVAYIEQNDIQRVVIDSTMLLQHFMNDVDSEITGFLSALKQTDATTLLISEMTDPSSYSDEHYLAHGVIFFHNFLDGGSMTRGVQVIKMRGTAIDCDIRKITFTDSGLQVHADEKIES, encoded by the coding sequence ATGCGACTCTCCACCGGTGTCCCCGGATTCGACGACCTCGTCGAGGGGGGGTTGCTCCCCGACCGTCTCTACGTCGTCAGCGGCCCGCCGGGAAGCGGGAAGACCACCTTCTGTTCGCAGTTCATGACACAGGGCGCCAAGGAGGGCGAGACCTGTCTCTACGTGACGATGCACGAGACCAAAGAGGAGCTGATGCAGGACATGGCCGGCTACGACTTCGGCTTCGACCGGGCGATGCAGTCCGACGCCGTCCAGTTTCTCAACCTCGTCACCGAGAGCGGCAAACGGACCATCACCCAGTTCGGGACCGAGGGCGGCCTGACGAACCGATTGGTCGCCTACATCGAGCAAAACGACATCCAGCGCGTCGTCATCGACTCGACGATGCTGTTGCAGCATTTCATGAACGACGTCGACAGCGAGATAACGGGCTTTCTCTCGGCGCTGAAACAGACCGACGCGACGACGCTTCTGATTTCGGAGATGACCGACCCCTCCTCGTACAGCGACGAGCACTACCTCGCTCACGGCGTCATCTTCTTCCACAACTTCCTGGACGGCGGAAGCATGACCCGCGGCGTCCAGGTCATCAAGATGCGCGGCACCGCCATCGACTGTGACATCCGCAAGATAACCTTCACCGACAGCGGCCTGCAGGTCCACGCCGACGAGAAAATCGAGTCATGA